One window of the Triticum dicoccoides isolate Atlit2015 ecotype Zavitan chromosome 3B, WEW_v2.0, whole genome shotgun sequence genome contains the following:
- the LOC119280747 gene encoding uncharacterized protein LOC119280747 → MAVGTSSLMLVGALLLLVLSSATEIHGGPSSRAAPCSTLAQLCTSLGPWYVAPNVCVSTLCVDPSCRSAPDLPELAVIATRLTVYNATVAKASIEHALAHAKDGKARKVMQSCLQLYTGAVPKLQWAARSVAAGRYSGVPEVLEDASKHVSSECTDLAGKVALPKENGEFFMMGYVAKAVVEWVQLFG, encoded by the coding sequence ATGGCCGTTGGCACATCCTCTCTGATGCTCGTCggcgctctcctcctcctcgtcctctcctcGGCCACTGAAATCCACGGCGGGCCAAGCTCCAGAGCCGCGCCATGTTCCACTCTGGCCCAGCTCTGCACCAGCCTCGGACCTTGGTACGTAGCGCCGAACGTCTGCGTGTCCACGCTCTGCGTCGACCCCTCCTGCCGCTCTGCGCCCGACTTGCCGGAGCTCGCAGTGATCGCCACCAGGCTAACGGTGTACAACGCCACGGTGGCCAAGGCCAGCATCGAGCATGCGCTCGCCCACGCCAAGGATGGCAAGGCTAGGAAGGTCATGCAGTCGTGCCTCCAGCTCTACACAGGCGCCGTCCCAAAGCTGCAGTGGGCGGCGCGGTCGGTTGCTGCTGGGCGATATAGTGGTGTACCGGAGGTGCTAGAGGATGCATCTAAACATGTCTCATCTGAGTGCACCGATTTGGCCGGCAAGGTGGCACTTCCCAAGGAGAACGGCGAGTTCTTCATGATGGGCTACGTCGCGAAGGCCGTCGTCGAATGGGTGCAGCTTTTCGGCTGA